A portion of the Myxococcaceae bacterium JPH2 genome contains these proteins:
- a CDS encoding beta-ketoacyl synthase chain length factor, with product MSAAILGVGVVAPGATDCASFLRVLSSPPGAPARVESIPDGGDAKTRRLPRLERMALAVARQALPQGVDRDSLALVFGTGYGGLTATVDFLEGMATRGAEFGSPTAFHQSVHHSPAGQLSIALGLRGPSLTVSAREVSGETAVKVALDLLATKRARHALVVAADERIPALDNAYRAFGVHAESPDVSPRIRLEPGEGAAALLLGAESGPLTIEECVLTAHPTAPLRFARPERMSPLLREGLSRASAGASVSLSAPNGEVHDAEDSALGDGVPVGSRWVDTPHLGFHPSAGLLRLVAAVLRLEAPGECVHHGLALGGGQSLTRVRRVAG from the coding sequence ATGAGCGCTGCCATTCTGGGCGTGGGGGTCGTGGCTCCGGGCGCGACGGACTGCGCTTCGTTCCTGCGCGTGCTGTCGTCGCCTCCTGGTGCGCCCGCTCGCGTGGAGTCCATTCCGGATGGCGGCGATGCGAAGACTCGGCGGCTTCCTCGGCTGGAGCGGATGGCGCTCGCGGTGGCGCGGCAGGCGTTGCCTCAGGGGGTGGACCGGGACTCGCTCGCGCTCGTCTTCGGCACTGGCTACGGCGGACTGACGGCGACGGTGGACTTCCTGGAGGGCATGGCCACCCGAGGCGCCGAGTTCGGCAGCCCCACCGCGTTTCATCAGTCCGTGCACCACTCGCCCGCAGGGCAACTGTCCATCGCGCTGGGACTGCGTGGCCCGTCGCTCACGGTGTCCGCGCGCGAGGTGTCGGGTGAGACGGCCGTGAAGGTGGCGCTCGACTTGCTCGCGACGAAGCGTGCACGGCATGCGCTCGTGGTCGCCGCCGACGAGCGCATCCCCGCGCTGGACAACGCCTACCGCGCCTTCGGCGTGCATGCCGAGTCTCCCGACGTGTCGCCGCGAATCCGACTGGAGCCCGGTGAAGGTGCCGCCGCACTGCTGCTGGGCGCGGAGTCCGGGCCACTCACCATCGAAGAGTGCGTGCTGACCGCGCATCCCACTGCGCCGCTGCGCTTCGCGCGCCCCGAGCGCATGTCTCCATTGCTTCGCGAGGGACTGTCGCGAGCGTCCGCGGGCGCCTCCGTCTCGCTGTCCGCGCCGAATGGCGAGGTCCACGACGCGGAAGATTCAGCGCTGGGGGACGGGGTGCCTGTCGGGTCACGATGGGTGGACACGCCGCATCTGGGCTTCCACCCCTCGGCGGGGCTGCTTCGCCTGGTGGCCGCGGTGCTGCGGTTGGAGGCCCCGGGCGAGTGCGTGCATCATGGTCTCGCGCTCGGAGGTGGGCAGTCGCTGACGCGGGTGCGGCGTGTCGCTGGGTGA
- the fabG gene encoding 3-oxoacyl-ACP reductase FabG: MSVPSRNALVTGGTKGIGRAVALRLAREGWRVTCVYKGDDAGRDACAQLFAEASLPVSFEKVDVSAPAEVSALFTRLADGDCEPDCLVNAAGMSRDAPLAFLSVADFDAVLSANLRSTFLMCQQAVKPMARRRFGRIVNFASPAALLGNEGQAAYAAAKAGVLGLTRTLAREVARMSITVNAVSPGLVKTEMTAHLSPEQVEKLVRRTPLQRMGTPEEVAGMVRMLCADEASYITGQCFSIDGGLS, encoded by the coding sequence ATGTCGGTCCCTTCTCGCAACGCGCTCGTCACTGGTGGCACCAAGGGCATTGGCCGCGCCGTAGCGCTGCGGCTCGCACGCGAGGGGTGGCGCGTCACGTGTGTCTACAAAGGCGACGATGCGGGCCGCGATGCGTGCGCGCAGCTGTTCGCCGAGGCCTCGCTGCCCGTCTCGTTCGAGAAGGTGGATGTGTCCGCGCCCGCCGAGGTGTCCGCGCTCTTCACGCGGCTGGCGGACGGCGACTGCGAGCCGGACTGTCTGGTCAACGCGGCGGGCATGTCTCGCGACGCGCCGCTCGCGTTCCTGAGCGTGGCGGACTTCGACGCGGTGCTGTCCGCGAACCTGCGCTCCACCTTCCTCATGTGCCAGCAGGCCGTGAAGCCCATGGCGCGACGGCGCTTCGGGCGCATCGTGAACTTCGCGTCCCCCGCCGCGCTGCTCGGCAACGAGGGACAGGCCGCCTACGCCGCGGCCAAGGCCGGTGTGCTGGGGTTGACGCGGACGCTGGCGCGCGAGGTCGCGCGCATGAGCATCACCGTCAATGCCGTGTCGCCGGGCCTCGTGAAGACCGAGATGACGGCCCACCTCTCCCCGGAGCAGGTGGAGAAGCTGGTGCGCCGCACGCCGTTGCAGCGGATGGGGACTCCCGAGGAGGTGGCGGGCATGGTCCGAATGCTGTGCGCGGACGAGGCCAGCTACATCACCGGGCAGTGCTTCTCCATCGACGGTGGACTGAGCTAG
- a CDS encoding acyl carrier protein yields MQDSQPQLRQQLKELIVTTLRIEGVKPEQIGDEEHLFSPESTLGLDSLSALELLSAIEYTFKVRFENDGSARQHFESVATLAAFVTSARR; encoded by the coding sequence ATGCAGGACTCCCAGCCCCAACTCCGACAGCAGCTCAAGGAACTCATCGTCACCACGCTCCGCATCGAGGGCGTGAAGCCCGAGCAGATCGGCGACGAGGAGCACCTCTTCTCGCCCGAGAGCACGCTGGGGCTCGACTCGCTCAGCGCGCTCGAGCTGCTGTCCGCCATCGAGTACACGTTCAAGGTCCGCTTCGAGAACGACGGCTCGGCGCGGCAGCACTTCGAGTCGGTCGCGACGCTCGCCGCGTTCGTGACGTCCGCGAGACGCTGA
- a CDS encoding beta-ketoacyl-[acyl-carrier-protein] synthase family protein yields MRGVAITGVGIVSALGSGARVHQEALRAGRSGLRPLGLFSLAGLPALPVGEVEGAALERERGPRSIDLAMIAARQALAGADFSGSGVLALGTTTGGILESEQHYLTHRGQEGAADRELLRHHAAGTVADLLASKLDVSAERHTFSTACSSSANAVGYGASRVEQGAPWALVGGVDSLCRLTYAGFHSLKLLASDACRPFGRNRQGLSLGEGAAFLFLEHESRARARGAPILGYVAGWGCSADAWHITAPHPEGRGAIAAMQAALADAGLSAAQVDYVNAHGTATPANDKAEALALNAVFAGEGPLTSSTKGTTGHTLGAAGAIEAVFCLLAMQSGHAPETVGLVEPDPELRVRHVPRGGVDAPLRVALSNSFGFGGNNAALVLTRSES; encoded by the coding sequence ATGCGCGGGGTGGCCATCACCGGGGTGGGCATCGTCTCGGCGCTGGGCTCGGGAGCCCGGGTCCACCAGGAGGCGCTGCGCGCGGGCCGCTCGGGTCTGCGGCCCCTCGGACTGTTCAGCCTCGCGGGCCTGCCGGCGCTGCCGGTGGGCGAGGTGGAGGGCGCCGCGCTCGAACGGGAGCGAGGGCCACGTAGCATCGACCTCGCGATGATCGCCGCGAGGCAAGCGCTCGCGGGAGCCGATTTCTCGGGCTCGGGCGTCCTGGCCCTGGGCACCACCACGGGGGGCATCCTGGAGTCCGAGCAGCACTACCTCACGCATCGCGGGCAGGAGGGCGCGGCGGATCGCGAGCTGCTGCGGCACCACGCGGCGGGGACGGTGGCGGACCTGCTCGCGTCGAAGCTCGATGTGAGCGCCGAGCGCCACACCTTCTCCACGGCGTGTTCCTCGAGTGCGAACGCAGTGGGCTACGGCGCGTCGCGGGTGGAGCAGGGCGCGCCCTGGGCGCTGGTGGGTGGGGTGGACTCACTGTGCAGGCTGACGTACGCGGGCTTCCACTCCCTCAAGTTGCTGGCGAGTGATGCGTGCCGTCCCTTCGGGCGCAATCGCCAGGGGCTGTCGCTGGGCGAGGGCGCGGCCTTCCTCTTCCTGGAGCACGAGTCGCGCGCGCGAGCGCGTGGGGCGCCCATCCTCGGATACGTGGCGGGGTGGGGGTGTTCCGCGGACGCGTGGCACATCACCGCGCCGCATCCCGAGGGTCGAGGTGCCATCGCCGCCATGCAGGCCGCGCTCGCGGACGCGGGGCTGTCCGCTGCACAGGTGGACTACGTCAACGCGCACGGGACGGCCACGCCCGCGAATGACAAAGCCGAGGCACTCGCGCTCAACGCGGTGTTCGCCGGAGAGGGCCCGCTGACGAGTTCGACGAAGGGCACCACCGGGCACACGCTCGGCGCGGCTGGAGCCATCGAAGCGGTGTTCTGCCTGTTGGCGATGCAGTCAGGTCACGCGCCGGAGACGGTGGGGCTCGTGGAGCCGGACCCCGAGTTGCGCGTGCGCCATGTGCCGCGCGGTGGAGTCGATGCGCCGCTGCGCGTGGCGCTCTCCAACTCGTTCGGCTTCGGCGGCAACAACGCCGCCTTGGTGCTCACGAGGTCCGAGTCATGA